The Thermococcus sp. 4557 genomic sequence TCGGTTGAAGCTATTCGAACAGAATGCTTAAATCCTCTGGCGTCAAGGATGTTAGGGGATGATCATGCAGGAGTGGTACCGCTCCAGGGCGCTGTACGAGGCGGTTCTTAAACTCGTGGAATCCGGCAGGGTTAATGAGGCCCTCGATATGGCCGAGGGAATACCCGATGGCAACATACGCTCGAAGGCGTTCTCACACATAGCGGTAGAGGTGGCAAAGTCGGGGAGAGACTATACCGCGGCACTGGAGAGGGCGGTCAAGGCGGCCCTTGACATCGACAACCGCGACGAGAGCACGAAGGCCCTGATGAGCCTGGCCTTTGAGTTCCTGAACATGGGCAATCTGGAGGAAGCCCTCAGAATTTCCAGATACATAACTGACCTTTCGAACAAGTCAAAGGTCGAGGCGGAGGTGGCACTGGCCCTCGCCAAGAGCGGAAAGGTCGCAGAGGCGATGGAGATAATCAACGGCATCATGGACGAGGACGTCAAGACGTGGGCGATGTCCAGACTCGCCAGCCAGCTTTAGCTCAAATTTGTCTATTCATCCAAACGTTTTATTCGATTTTAACACGGGACCATCCACAAGGCTTTTTTACGCTCTTCCCTTCCCGTTGGCGGTGAGAGACCATGGAGATCGGAGCGATAATTGGACTCATCGGAATGCTGCTGCTGGTGGGCTCATGGGTGCCCCAGACGGTTGAGACATTGAGAACGAAGCACTGCCCCCTGAACCTGGAGTTCATCATAATCTACGTGGCCGCGGCAAGCATGCTGACCGTATACTCGTACATAATCGGGGACTGGA encodes the following:
- a CDS encoding membrane protein, with the protein product MEIGAIIGLIGMLLLVGSWVPQTVETLRTKHCPLNLEFIIIYVAAASMLTVYSYIIGDWIFFTLNFLSAFQSAVNLAVKLIEK